The following coding sequences are from one Candidatus Methylacidiphilales bacterium window:
- a CDS encoding dUTPase — MQPDKLEEIFRLQDQLNQRIGMHADRLTEEEKVKWVLNYTRAMNQELAELVDSVPWKWWAKYQQFDQQNARVEVVDLFHFLISIAQVLGMSAEDVYQAYLKKNQVNHQRQDSGYTAKDETDSKHI, encoded by the coding sequence ATGCAACCGGACAAACTCGAGGAAATCTTCCGTCTCCAGGACCAGCTCAACCAACGCATCGGCATGCACGCCGACCGCCTGACCGAAGAAGAAAAAGTCAAGTGGGTGCTCAACTACACCCGGGCCATGAACCAGGAGCTGGCTGAACTCGTCGACTCCGTGCCGTGGAAGTGGTGGGCCAAGTACCAACAGTTCGACCAGCAAAACGCCCGGGTCGAGGTGGTCGATCTTTTCCATTTCCTCATCTCCATCGCCCAGGTGCTGGGCATGAGCGCGGAGGATGTCTACCAGGCCTACCTGAAGAAAAACCAGGTCAACCACCAGCGCCAGGACAGTGGTTACACCGCCAAAGACGAGACCGATTCCAAACACATTTGA
- a CDS encoding SDR family NAD(P)-dependent oxidoreductase, producing MAKKVIALTGATRGCGRALVDFFAGEGHTVLGCGRDARALAALSEAHPTPHDFMAVDLREESSITRWAGQVLENYGPPDLLINNAAVINTSAPLWQVPGPEFEALIDINVNGMARVLRHFLPAMVARGRGVVVNFSSGWGRSAAPQVAPYCASKWAVEGLTAALAQELPAGMAAVALNPGIIDTDMLRSCFEDGAAAYPGPEDWVLAAGPFILKLGPRDNGRPATVPDVPAE from the coding sequence ATGGCCAAAAAAGTCATCGCCCTCACCGGGGCCACCCGCGGCTGCGGACGTGCACTGGTCGATTTTTTTGCGGGGGAAGGCCACACGGTTCTGGGGTGCGGCCGCGATGCACGGGCGCTGGCCGCTTTGAGCGAGGCCCATCCGACCCCCCACGACTTCATGGCGGTGGACCTCCGGGAGGAATCCTCGATCACCCGATGGGCCGGGCAGGTGCTGGAAAACTATGGCCCCCCGGATCTCCTGATCAACAACGCCGCCGTCATCAACACTTCCGCCCCCCTGTGGCAGGTGCCGGGCCCGGAATTTGAAGCCCTCATTGACATCAATGTCAACGGCATGGCCCGCGTGCTCCGCCATTTTCTACCGGCGATGGTGGCCCGGGGTCGCGGGGTGGTGGTCAATTTCAGTTCCGGCTGGGGTCGGTCCGCCGCGCCCCAGGTGGCGCCTTATTGTGCCAGCAAGTGGGCGGTGGAGGGATTGACCGCGGCCCTGGCCCAGGAATTGCCGGCTGGCATGGCCGCAGTGGCCCTGAACCCGGGGATCATTGATACCGACATGTTGCGGTCGTGTTTCGAGGACGGGGCCGCGGCCTATCCCGGGCCTGAGGATTGGGTGCTCGCGGCCGGGCCATTCATCCTCAAGCTTGGCCCACGCGACAACGGTCGCCCGGCCACGGTCCCGGACGTCCCGGCGGAGTGA
- a CDS encoding aquaporin — translation MKKYLAEFIGTFFLVSTVGHTVIHGGEGVIPPLAIGSILMVMIFALGHVSGAHFNPAVTLAVWMRGKCPASDVPGYLAGQFLGALAAAFVVGYMKGCPGDIEPIVFANGPFIPLLAEFFGAFAIAFVVLNVATTKANAGNSFYGLAIGFTVVACAFALGGYSGGAFNPAVALGITTLGLNSFANIWIHLVGGFAGGAVAALAFGFLSPGDKAS, via the coding sequence ATGAAGAAATACCTCGCAGAATTCATCGGAACCTTCTTCCTCGTCTCCACCGTCGGACACACCGTGATCCACGGAGGAGAAGGGGTCATCCCTCCCCTTGCCATCGGCTCGATCCTGATGGTGATGATCTTCGCGCTCGGCCACGTCTCGGGCGCGCACTTCAATCCGGCTGTCACCCTGGCCGTTTGGATGCGGGGCAAATGTCCGGCTTCCGATGTCCCCGGCTACCTGGCCGGGCAGTTCCTCGGCGCCCTGGCCGCGGCTTTTGTCGTGGGCTACATGAAAGGCTGCCCCGGCGATATCGAACCGATCGTCTTTGCCAATGGCCCGTTCATCCCCCTGCTGGCGGAATTTTTCGGGGCTTTCGCCATCGCCTTCGTGGTCCTGAATGTGGCCACGACCAAGGCCAATGCGGGCAATTCCTTCTACGGACTGGCCATCGGCTTCACCGTCGTGGCCTGCGCCTTCGCCCTCGGCGGCTATTCCGGCGGCGCCTTCAATCCGGCCGTGGCCCTCGGCATCACCACCCTGGGACTGAACAGCTTCGCCAACATCTGGATCCATCTGGTGGGCGGGTTTGCCGGTGGCGCGGTCGCCGCCCTGGCCTTCGGCTTCCTCAGCCCCGGGGACAAGGCTTCCTGA
- a CDS encoding FecR family protein, whose translation MRTSTSVHWPLFLFLGLLAASLPISHSHAQTADDLVAYQAATPFKAFLEPDVRVVSPGAVIVRPGDFVRVGDRYLVRKDAARDKAELFLEVVAEWIEPVRAPQNPGEIRVALVAGTVEAAPPTDPAKFSPVTVGTVLPAGSTLRCGPDSQAGVTIGERSAARFIAGSVGTLSLEAPAGTGVEKVRINLKSGAVFNKIRSFNKNVDYQVQTPQAIAAARGTDFVAVALPTVTDVWIAEGTVELMDTTGKSVGTVSAEEAGALKIIRYPQTPEPVANAEANSLTMSVAMSLIPQLNQNTSALRARENLNAEDFGYLQGVHRVTYLVRATKPQP comes from the coding sequence ATGAGAACATCCACTTCCGTTCATTGGCCCCTCTTCCTTTTCCTTGGCTTGCTTGCGGCCTCCCTCCCCATTTCCCATTCCCATGCGCAAACGGCGGACGATCTCGTCGCTTATCAGGCCGCCACACCGTTCAAGGCCTTCCTGGAACCCGACGTGCGGGTGGTTTCGCCGGGGGCGGTGATTGTCCGTCCGGGGGATTTCGTGCGGGTGGGGGACCGCTATCTGGTGCGCAAGGATGCCGCCCGGGACAAGGCGGAATTGTTCCTGGAAGTGGTGGCGGAATGGATCGAACCGGTCCGGGCCCCCCAGAATCCCGGGGAAATCCGGGTGGCCTTGGTGGCCGGAACGGTGGAAGCGGCTCCACCCACAGACCCGGCAAAGTTTTCTCCGGTTACCGTTGGCACGGTTTTGCCTGCCGGCAGTACCCTTCGTTGTGGCCCGGATAGCCAGGCCGGGGTCACGATCGGCGAGCGTTCCGCAGCGCGTTTCATCGCCGGCAGCGTGGGCACGCTCAGTTTGGAAGCACCCGCCGGAACAGGGGTGGAGAAGGTGCGCATCAACCTCAAGTCGGGCGCGGTTTTCAACAAGATCCGTTCGTTCAACAAGAATGTCGACTACCAGGTCCAAACCCCCCAGGCCATCGCCGCGGCCCGGGGCACGGATTTTGTGGCCGTGGCCCTGCCCACGGTGACCGATGTGTGGATCGCCGAGGGCACGGTGGAATTGATGGATACAACAGGCAAGTCGGTCGGCACGGTGTCGGCCGAGGAAGCCGGGGCCTTGAAAATCATCCGCTATCCCCAGACTCCGGAACCGGTGGCCAATGCCGAGGCCAACAGTCTGACCATGAGCGTGGCCATGTCGCTCATTCCGCAGCTCAACCAGAACACCTCGGCCCTGCGGGCGAGGGAAAATCTCAACGCGGAAGATTTCGGTTACCTCCAAGGCGTCCACCGGGTGACCTACCTGGTCCGGGCCACCAAGCCCCAGCCCTGA